A genomic region of Rhodothermales bacterium contains the following coding sequences:
- a CDS encoding NADH-quinone oxidoreductase subunit M produces the protein MNIPNLTSVVIFLPLLGALVTLLVRGDAIKWSALGVTLLTFVVSLGLLMGFDPAVSTATAPQMADMLDGWFGDRLDIKYFVGIDGLNILLILLTTLLGPIVVLSSWNYIGKSHKAYYTLLLVLQTGVTGVFASFDIFLFYIFFELTLIPMYFIIGIWGGEDRVYAAVKFVLYTLVGSLLMLVALLYLGYAAGDAVNAGVFTTDWYKLVSFNMPLDMQGWLFLLFALAFAIKVPLFPLHTWLPDAHVQAPTGGSVILAGVLLKMGTYGLVKFCLPFFPAAAQEYAMTFAILAVIGIVYGALVSRAQTDAKKLVAYSSVSHLGFVVLGIFAFTTEALQGAVIQMINHGISTGALFLLVGMLYERRHTRVMTDFGGIAKSVPVLTFVMILTVLASAGLPGLNGFVGEFMILMGSFKSTVIGSPLLIAFATTGVILAAVYLLWMVYRMFWGSLERDENRFMQDLNARELALLAPLVVLMVWMGFGPKPFLDLSEPSAEFLLDTIEAKQAWNPAEHPRLVFDGTRFVPADGDLELATR, from the coding sequence ATGAATATCCCGAACCTCACTTCTGTCGTCATCTTCCTCCCGCTTCTGGGAGCGTTGGTGACGCTTCTCGTTCGCGGTGACGCCATCAAGTGGTCGGCACTTGGGGTCACGCTGCTCACGTTCGTGGTGTCGCTGGGCCTGCTCATGGGCTTCGATCCCGCGGTCTCCACGGCCACGGCCCCGCAGATGGCGGACATGCTGGACGGCTGGTTCGGTGACCGGCTGGACATCAAGTACTTCGTGGGCATCGACGGGCTGAACATCCTGCTGATCCTGCTCACGACACTACTGGGCCCCATCGTGGTCCTGTCGTCCTGGAACTACATCGGCAAGAGCCACAAGGCCTACTACACGCTGCTGCTCGTGCTTCAGACGGGTGTGACCGGCGTGTTCGCGAGCTTCGACATTTTCCTGTTCTACATCTTCTTCGAGCTGACCCTGATCCCGATGTACTTCATCATCGGCATCTGGGGCGGAGAAGACCGGGTGTATGCCGCCGTCAAGTTTGTGCTGTACACGCTGGTAGGCTCGCTGCTCATGCTTGTGGCGCTGCTCTACCTGGGCTACGCGGCGGGCGATGCGGTCAATGCCGGGGTGTTCACCACCGACTGGTACAAGCTGGTCAGCTTCAACATGCCGCTGGACATGCAGGGCTGGTTGTTCCTGCTGTTTGCCCTTGCGTTCGCGATCAAGGTGCCGCTATTCCCGCTGCACACCTGGCTGCCGGATGCGCACGTGCAGGCGCCGACCGGCGGATCGGTCATTCTGGCCGGCGTGCTGCTGAAAATGGGCACCTACGGCCTCGTCAAGTTCTGCCTGCCGTTTTTCCCGGCGGCGGCACAGGAATACGCGATGACCTTTGCCATTCTGGCGGTCATCGGCATCGTGTACGGAGCACTGGTCTCAAGGGCCCAGACGGATGCCAAGAAATTGGTGGCCTACTCGTCGGTCAGCCACCTTGGTTTCGTGGTGCTGGGCATCTTCGCGTTTACCACGGAAGCCCTGCAGGGCGCCGTGATCCAGATGATCAACCACGGCATCTCCACCGGCGCGCTCTTCCTCCTTGTCGGCATGCTCTACGAGCGTCGCCATACGCGCGTCATGACCGACTTCGGTGGCATCGCCAAGAGTGTTCCGGTACTGACGTTCGTCATGATCCTGACCGTGCTGGCATCGGCCGGCCTGCCCGGACTCAACGGATTCGTGGGTGAGTTCATGATTCTGATGGGCTCCTTCAAGAGCACGGTCATCGGGTCGCCCCTGCTCATTGCGTTCGCAACGACGGGCGTCATCCTCGCAGCCGTTTATCTGCTCTGGATGGTCTACCGCATGTTCTGGGGATCCCTCGAGCGCGACGAGAACCGCTTTATGCAGGACCTGAACGCCCGCGAGCTGGCCCTGCTTGCTCCGCTGGTTGTGCTGATGGTCTGGATGGGCTTCGGCCCCAAACCCTTCCTGGACCTCAGCGAACCAAGCGCCGAGTTCCTGCTGGATACCATCGAGGCCAAACAGGCCTGGAATCCGGCCGAACACCCGCGCCTGGTCTTTGACGGCACGCGGTTTGTCCCGGCCGACGGCGATCTCGAACTCGCCACCCGATAG
- a CDS encoding sodium:proton antiporter: MRTFRYLPILLLLAGLAGFSSPAIAQESPASPTEAIADSAAIQDADADHAQDADNALDAAAGADTHAADDHGDDGHGPLPPVWLVIPFAAILLMIATGPLFYSHHWHHHYPKYSVALGLSVALYYGFVLHSWTPVIHAIQEYASFIALVASLFIAASGIYVSVNAKGKPVTNVVLLFFASVIANLIATTGSAMLFIRAYMRLNTGRLKPYHIIFFIFLVANVGGALTPIGDPPLFLGFLRGVPFFWTMVNVWHIWLFATILILIVFFVIDSRNKAEAPDPDPNKSLIELEGKKSFIWVAIIIGLVFVDPNVFDWVPNLYADYHIPIGIREMLMFAVAFAAFFTADKTAMEKNEFNFEPIREVGWLFLGIFATMQPALQLISNFAASNADALGVGTFYWGTGVLSGILDNAPTYLNFLAAAMGKFGLDVNMPSAVVEFATGVDSAVYLQAISVAAVFFGAMSYIGNAPNFMVKAIAESNGVETPSFMGYIVKYSIPILLPIYLIIYIVFYSGWF, encoded by the coding sequence ATGAGAACCTTCCGTTATCTGCCGATTCTGCTGCTCCTTGCCGGCCTTGCCGGTTTCAGCAGTCCGGCCATCGCCCAGGAATCGCCCGCATCCCCTACGGAAGCGATTGCCGACTCGGCCGCCATTCAGGATGCCGACGCCGACCACGCCCAGGATGCCGACAATGCGCTGGACGCTGCCGCCGGAGCGGATACGCACGCCGCCGATGACCACGGCGACGACGGGCACGGCCCGCTCCCGCCGGTCTGGCTGGTCATCCCGTTTGCCGCCATCCTGCTCATGATTGCGACCGGGCCGCTGTTCTACTCCCACCACTGGCACCACCACTATCCGAAGTATTCTGTCGCGCTGGGCCTGAGCGTGGCGCTGTACTACGGATTTGTGCTGCACTCCTGGACGCCGGTCATCCACGCGATTCAGGAGTACGCGTCGTTCATTGCGCTGGTCGCGAGTCTCTTCATTGCGGCTTCCGGCATCTACGTGAGCGTGAACGCCAAGGGCAAGCCGGTCACCAACGTCGTCCTGCTGTTCTTCGCGTCCGTAATCGCGAACCTGATCGCCACGACCGGGTCGGCCATGCTCTTCATTCGAGCCTACATGCGCTTGAACACAGGCCGACTGAAGCCCTACCACATCATCTTCTTCATCTTCCTGGTGGCGAACGTCGGCGGCGCGCTGACGCCCATCGGCGATCCGCCGCTGTTCCTCGGCTTCCTGCGCGGTGTGCCGTTCTTCTGGACGATGGTGAACGTGTGGCACATCTGGCTCTTCGCCACGATTCTGATCCTCATCGTCTTCTTCGTGATCGACAGCCGCAACAAGGCGGAGGCACCGGATCCGGATCCGAACAAGTCGCTCATCGAGCTTGAAGGCAAGAAGTCCTTCATCTGGGTGGCCATCATCATCGGTCTGGTCTTCGTCGACCCGAACGTCTTCGACTGGGTGCCCAACCTGTACGCGGACTATCACATCCCCATCGGCATCCGTGAGATGCTGATGTTCGCGGTGGCCTTCGCGGCCTTCTTCACCGCCGACAAGACGGCGATGGAGAAGAACGAGTTCAACTTTGAGCCCATCCGCGAGGTGGGTTGGCTGTTCCTCGGCATCTTCGCCACCATGCAGCCCGCCCTGCAGCTGATTTCCAACTTCGCGGCCTCCAACGCGGACGCGCTCGGAGTAGGCACCTTCTACTGGGGTACCGGCGTTCTTTCGGGCATCCTGGACAATGCGCCGACCTACCTGAACTTCCTGGCAGCAGCCATGGGCAAGTTCGGCCTTGACGTGAACATGCCTTCAGCGGTCGTCGAGTTCGCCACGGGCGTCGACTCGGCCGTCTACCTGCAGGCCATCTCGGTGGCCGCCGTGTTCTTCGGTGCGATGTCGTACATCGGCAACGCTCCCAACTTCATGGTGAAAGCCATCGCCGAGTCAAACGGTGTCGAGACGCCCTCCTTCATGGGCTACATCGTCAAGTACTCGATCCCGATCCTGCTGCCCATTTACCTGATCATCTACATCGTCTTCTACAGTGGCTGGTTCTAG
- a CDS encoding 4a-hydroxytetrahydrobiopterin dehydratase produces MAGSSTSRSALSPSEVRAGLSGLDGWSYEDDKLHRTLEFGTFREAMGFLTRIAFEAEELNHHPELFNVYSTVRIGLTTHDAGDKVSAMDLELARRINQIAWI; encoded by the coding sequence GTGGCTGGTTCTAGCACATCCAGATCGGCGCTGTCTCCTTCGGAGGTACGGGCCGGCCTTTCCGGGCTGGATGGCTGGTCCTACGAGGACGACAAACTGCACCGCACCCTCGAGTTCGGCACGTTTCGGGAGGCCATGGGCTTCCTGACCCGAATTGCGTTTGAGGCAGAGGAGCTCAACCACCACCCCGAGCTCTTCAACGTCTACAGCACGGTGCGCATCGGACTGACCACCCACGATGCCGGCGACAAGGTGTCTGCCATGGACCTTGAGCTGGCCCGGCGCATCAACCAGATCGCCTGGATCTAA
- a CDS encoding NADH-quinone oxidoreductase subunit N, with amino-acid sequence MDLTNAYADLAGDLMATAPITLLAVLGLIAVVVDSFRNDHRSVPWIAGVGLGVALVWELTRLNDPAGTAFYGMLRTGGFASFVNVVILLGAGLSVELCGTYLKRIKHNYGEVYAIILFATVGMMVLGASNNLISVFVGLETMSICLYVLTGLVRDDEGGIESALKYFLLGAFATGFLLYGMALIYGATGTFYLPEIAAAVAINGASMLFWAGTGLLLVGFMFKVSAVPFHMWTPDVYQGAPTTITGFMSTASKTAAFASLILVLFLAFPGDELSYPLAVIALITMVLGNVLAVAQNNVKRMLAYSSVAHAGYVLVGLAAGSQAGYSGALYYMLIYTLMNIGAFGVMALLEWDDKEGREQTLDSLAGVGLRKPLLGWTMVFFMFSLSGFPPLGGFMGKVAVFAPAVEAGMVWLAIAGVLTSAVSAYYYLRVLVVFFMRSEDEVRVPVANNAFPVPRSAAAVLIFCAAALLVLGVYPQLLELTESYFASTAVASLP; translated from the coding sequence ATGGATCTGACCAACGCATACGCCGACCTGGCGGGCGACCTCATGGCTACCGCCCCCATCACGCTGCTGGCCGTGCTCGGCCTGATTGCCGTGGTGGTGGACAGCTTTCGTAACGACCATCGCAGCGTTCCGTGGATTGCCGGCGTCGGCCTGGGCGTGGCGCTGGTCTGGGAACTGACACGCCTGAATGATCCGGCGGGTACCGCGTTCTACGGCATGCTGCGCACGGGCGGCTTTGCCTCGTTCGTCAACGTGGTGATTCTGCTCGGAGCCGGCCTTTCTGTAGAGCTTTGCGGCACCTACCTGAAGCGGATCAAACACAACTACGGCGAGGTGTATGCCATCATCCTGTTCGCGACGGTGGGCATGATGGTGCTCGGTGCATCGAACAACCTCATCTCCGTGTTTGTGGGCCTGGAGACCATGTCGATCTGTCTGTATGTGCTGACGGGGCTGGTTCGGGATGACGAAGGGGGCATCGAAAGTGCACTGAAGTACTTCCTGCTCGGCGCCTTCGCCACGGGATTTCTGCTCTACGGCATGGCCCTAATCTACGGGGCAACGGGCACCTTCTACCTGCCCGAAATCGCAGCCGCGGTGGCCATCAACGGTGCCTCCATGCTGTTCTGGGCCGGCACCGGCCTCCTGCTGGTGGGCTTCATGTTCAAGGTCAGCGCGGTGCCGTTCCACATGTGGACCCCGGACGTGTACCAGGGCGCGCCGACCACGATCACCGGCTTCATGTCAACGGCCTCCAAGACGGCAGCCTTCGCATCGCTCATCCTGGTCCTGTTCCTGGCCTTTCCGGGCGATGAGCTCTCCTATCCCCTCGCCGTCATCGCCCTGATCACCATGGTGCTGGGCAACGTGCTTGCGGTGGCGCAAAACAATGTGAAGCGCATGCTGGCCTACTCATCGGTGGCCCATGCGGGGTATGTGCTCGTGGGCCTCGCGGCAGGCTCGCAGGCGGGGTATTCGGGCGCGCTCTACTACATGCTGATCTACACGCTGATGAACATCGGTGCGTTCGGCGTGATGGCCCTGCTGGAATGGGACGACAAGGAAGGCCGCGAACAGACGCTGGACTCCCTGGCCGGGGTCGGGCTGCGCAAGCCGCTGCTCGGATGGACGATGGTGTTCTTCATGTTCAGCCTGTCCGGTTTCCCGCCGCTGGGCGGCTTCATGGGCAAGGTGGCTGTGTTTGCACCTGCGGTCGAAGCGGGCATGGTGTGGTTGGCGATTGCGGGTGTGCTCACATCGGCGGTGTCTGCCTACTACTACCTGAGGGTGCTGGTCGTCTTCTTCATGCGGTCCGAGGATGAGGTACGCGTCCCGGTCGCAAACAATGCGTTTCCGGTTCCGCGTAGCGCAGCTGCCGTGCTGATCTTCTGCGCCGCGGCCCTGCTCGTGCTCGGCGTGTACCCGCAGTTGCTCGAACTGACAGAGTCCTACTTCGCGTCGACGGCCGTTGCGTCCCTGCCCTGA
- a CDS encoding NAD-dependent epimerase/dehydratase family protein: protein MHSRRQFLKQAALGTAALALPRMPRRSMRLLILGGTSFTGPHLVRLAIERGHTVTTFTRGLTAPALHGEWFAEAEMLTGDRDGDLSALEGRNWDVVLDNSGRSEDWTRASAELLRNSAELYAYTSSTGVFYPYLGSGMTEATPVALALPEDRQEDGAMRYGVMKAASEQVAREVFGHDRSLIFRPTYIVGPGDRSNRFPYWPARLARGRRVLAPGLPDDPVQFIDVRDLTRWMLDAMEARFAGTWNLAGPGFAMGMRAFLHGAHAAFSSAVEWVYVHDHAFFQEHGIEAYVPWILPVGDNYGSARIDPAKAHASGLTHRPLAQTVADTWAWWQSPAVSQQRRDSLSGERSLMAREAELLAAWQARS, encoded by the coding sequence ATGCACTCTCGTCGACAGTTTCTCAAACAGGCCGCCCTGGGGACCGCAGCGCTTGCCCTGCCCCGCATGCCGCGGCGCTCGATGCGCCTGCTCATTCTCGGCGGTACCTCATTCACAGGACCACATCTTGTCCGATTGGCGATCGAGCGCGGGCATACGGTGACGACCTTCACCCGCGGCCTCACCGCTCCGGCCCTGCACGGCGAATGGTTCGCGGAGGCGGAGATGCTGACGGGCGACCGGGACGGCGACCTTTCTGCCCTGGAGGGCCGGAACTGGGATGTGGTGCTGGACAACTCCGGACGGAGCGAAGACTGGACGCGTGCCTCCGCCGAACTGCTGCGGAATTCAGCGGAGCTGTACGCCTACACGTCTTCGACCGGTGTATTCTATCCCTATCTCGGCTCCGGCATGACGGAAGCGACCCCGGTAGCGCTGGCCTTGCCGGAGGATCGTCAGGAGGACGGGGCGATGCGATATGGGGTCATGAAGGCGGCTTCCGAGCAGGTAGCCCGGGAGGTGTTCGGGCACGATCGCAGCCTGATCTTTCGCCCAACCTACATTGTCGGGCCCGGGGACCGCTCCAATCGGTTCCCGTACTGGCCTGCCCGATTGGCTCGTGGACGCCGGGTCCTGGCGCCAGGTCTACCTGACGACCCTGTGCAGTTCATCGACGTGCGGGATCTGACCCGCTGGATGCTGGATGCCATGGAGGCCCGGTTCGCCGGCACCTGGAATCTGGCCGGTCCCGGATTCGCGATGGGCATGCGCGCTTTCCTGCACGGCGCGCACGCCGCGTTCTCCAGTGCCGTCGAATGGGTCTATGTGCACGATCATGCTTTCTTCCAGGAGCACGGCATCGAAGCCTACGTGCCCTGGATTCTGCCGGTCGGTGACAATTACGGCTCCGCCCGCATCGACCCGGCGAAAGCGCATGCTTCCGGGCTGACCCATCGCCCCCTGGCCCAAACCGTTGCGGACACCTGGGCGTGGTGGCAATCGCCGGCGGTATCTCAACAGCGGCGCGACTCCCTGTCGGGAGAACGCTCGCTGATGGCACGGGAGGCGGAGTTGCTGGCGGCCTGGCAGGCCCGTAGCTGA
- a CDS encoding PepSY domain-containing protein, translating into MVRLHRWLGLASGSVILVVCATAIPMAFEDEINRVLHPAWFAEAPTADLDPDEWMAALPQGFRSGSVTIYRDGSRLPLIAGRSSAGAAHIAFDPVSRQQFVYEREHGWYMSLFRIHRGLVAGQIGRTVVGAATLIFILVMLTGAFVWWPRKRQRFRDVATMRYRGRRLSRLLADFHKVWGSYAVLVLLVLAVTGLPFAYSWASEAAIAAGGGERQQPGPSVPEALREETRSYTELLERAEYLFPDSERFVLSIPAASSRPASIRAFLPQRLHDDAADVAFLSSGDGELLRLDRFDDMAGGTRVRSLMLPIHTGSILGLGGRILAALACLVAVLLPVTGVVMWYPAWRLRRKRRESGPRRS; encoded by the coding sequence ATGGTTAGACTGCACCGCTGGCTGGGCCTGGCGTCGGGGTCTGTCATTCTTGTGGTGTGCGCCACCGCCATACCCATGGCCTTTGAGGACGAAATCAACCGGGTGCTGCATCCCGCCTGGTTCGCCGAGGCGCCGACTGCAGACCTGGATCCGGATGAGTGGATGGCTGCGCTGCCCCAGGGCTTTCGCTCGGGGTCCGTGACGATCTACCGCGACGGGTCTCGGTTGCCTTTGATAGCGGGGCGCTCGTCTGCCGGTGCTGCACACATAGCGTTCGACCCCGTCTCCCGGCAGCAATTTGTGTACGAGCGGGAGCATGGCTGGTACATGAGCCTGTTTCGTATCCATCGCGGCCTGGTCGCGGGCCAGATCGGCAGAACAGTGGTCGGTGCCGCCACGCTGATCTTCATCCTGGTAATGCTCACGGGCGCATTCGTCTGGTGGCCACGCAAGCGACAGCGATTTCGCGACGTCGCCACCATGCGTTACCGGGGACGCCGCCTCAGCCGATTGCTTGCGGACTTTCACAAGGTCTGGGGCTCGTACGCCGTGCTTGTGCTGCTTGTACTGGCTGTTACCGGGCTCCCTTTTGCCTACTCCTGGGCCAGCGAAGCCGCCATCGCCGCAGGTGGTGGGGAGCGGCAGCAGCCCGGTCCTTCGGTTCCGGAGGCTTTGCGGGAGGAAACGCGGAGCTACACGGAGCTGCTCGAACGAGCCGAGTACCTCTTCCCGGATTCGGAGCGCTTTGTCCTTTCCATCCCGGCAGCTTCGTCGCGGCCGGCGTCCATCCGCGCCTTTCTGCCACAGAGGTTGCATGATGATGCGGCAGATGTCGCGTTCCTGAGTTCGGGCGATGGCGAGCTGCTCCGACTGGACCGGTTTGACGACATGGCCGGGGGCACCAGGGTGAGATCGCTGATGCTCCCCATCCACACAGGAAGCATACTGGGGCTCGGTGGCCGCATCCTGGCGGCCCTGGCCTGTCTGGTGGCCGTGCTGCTTCCTGTCACAGGAGTGGTCATGTGGTACCCCGCATGGCGCCTTCGGCGCAAGCGTCGGGAATCCGGACCGCGCCGAAGCTAG